One Candidatus Aegiribacteria sp. DNA window includes the following coding sequences:
- the lysS gene encoding lysine--tRNA ligase has translation MSDEQQNLRRSKLEKLQSEFSIDPYPPRSHKSFSMKEARDKGETEEDIFVTGRITGKREHGKTVFADLRDGTGSIQLYLSRNVLDEKAWSVVGILDLGDIIQVNGSIFTTRLGELTVKCADLTLLSKSLRQLPVVKIDSEGVAHDEVTDSDYLYRHRCVDLLINPDSLERFRKRSRIISSLRSYLDSNDFLEVETPVLQSIYGGAAAEPFKTHYSSMNETFFLRIAKELYLKRLLVSGIDRVYELGKDFRNEGIDRTHSPEFTQLEMYEAYADYNVMMTRFEEMVITAAGVSGIGSDLEYQGTLIHLSPPFRRIGFIDSLLKASGEDLFSWEPEDLEALAQKNGITTPAKDRITLLDKLFDFYVADRIEQPTFVVDYPEALSPLAKGKPGSPGVTERFEAFVLGLELANAFSEQNNPILQRQILEEQAEASVHREGSVDEEFLFALETGMPPAGGMGIGIDRLVMLLTGTSKIRDTIFFPNLRRQNK, from the coding sequence ATGAGTGATGAACAGCAGAATCTGAGAAGAAGCAAGCTTGAAAAACTTCAATCGGAATTTTCGATTGATCCCTATCCCCCAAGAAGCCATAAATCATTCTCCATGAAGGAAGCCAGAGATAAAGGAGAAACAGAGGAAGACATATTCGTTACTGGAAGGATCACAGGGAAAAGAGAACATGGCAAAACAGTCTTCGCTGATCTTCGCGACGGCACAGGTTCCATTCAGCTTTATCTGAGCAGGAATGTTCTTGATGAGAAGGCCTGGTCTGTTGTCGGTATTCTTGATCTTGGAGATATAATCCAGGTTAACGGGTCAATCTTCACAACCAGATTGGGCGAATTGACTGTCAAGTGTGCCGATCTGACTTTGCTGAGCAAGAGTCTCAGACAGCTACCTGTCGTTAAGATTGATTCAGAGGGAGTAGCTCACGACGAGGTTACCGACAGTGATTACCTTTATCGGCACAGATGTGTTGATCTTCTGATAAACCCCGATTCTCTCGAAAGATTCAGAAAGAGGAGCAGGATAATATCCTCACTCAGATCATACCTCGATTCAAATGATTTCCTGGAAGTTGAAACTCCTGTATTACAGTCTATTTACGGTGGTGCTGCAGCGGAACCATTCAAAACACACTATAGCAGCATGAATGAAACATTCTTTCTGCGAATCGCCAAAGAGCTGTATCTTAAACGTCTCCTTGTCAGTGGAATTGATAGAGTCTACGAGCTGGGAAAAGATTTCAGGAATGAAGGAATCGACAGGACGCACAGTCCTGAATTTACACAACTCGAAATGTACGAGGCTTATGCGGATTACAATGTAATGATGACTCGATTCGAGGAAATGGTCATTACTGCTGCTGGGGTTTCAGGAATCGGATCAGATCTTGAATATCAGGGAACTCTGATTCATCTTTCCCCACCGTTCAGGAGGATAGGATTCATTGATTCCCTTTTGAAGGCTAGCGGAGAAGATCTCTTCTCCTGGGAACCGGAAGATCTTGAAGCGCTCGCTCAGAAGAATGGTATTACTACGCCTGCAAAAGACAGAATCACACTTCTTGATAAACTTTTTGATTTCTATGTGGCTGACAGAATTGAGCAGCCCACTTTTGTTGTTGATTATCCGGAAGCTCTCTCACCTCTCGCGAAGGGTAAACCCGGTTCACCTGGTGTGACTGAAAGATTTGAAGCCTTTGTGCTTGGTCTGGAACTTGCGAATGCTTTCAGTGAACAGAACAATCCGATTCTTCAGAGGCAAATTCTTGAGGAGCAGGCTGAAGCCAGTGTTCATCGGGAGGGTTCGGTTGATGAAGAGTTCCTTTTCGCACTGGAAACCGGGATGCCTCCAGCCGGAGGGATGGGGATTGGTATTGATCGTCTCGTCATGCTTTTAACAGGAACAAGCAAGATCAGAGATACGATCTTTTTCCCTAATCTACGGCGGCAGAACAAGTGA
- a CDS encoding ABC transporter permease has protein sequence MNYSLILRIAWRQILSRSNSGFVRTVSLLSITGIAIGVAALLILHAFMDGFSGTIMEHLAAIQPPLEVRAPGGYPVEETDLFFVENLADSLDELYGVSAVLEKTVVAAGNSGDVAGIRVRGIDWDVEPHLISSDRLDGMNITGRGAVLGHILATRLGVSAGDSIRFASTDVTEFSSMGRLLVDTIIPVRVSAVINFGIDEYNSSIILTDLVTASLLFREDITATSLSVGIVPGYDPLHTAEKVSAILRASYIGDECNYMVCDAFISRHKNLFAALGLEKTGMSIVLALISVVALLNLLSALNMIALEHRRDTGVLRAMGASPGAVLATGLTQGGIIGLAGALTGSLFAVMTVLIINTVFPIRLEGSVYWIDVLPGEIQPVLILCIGGATVFACLLASLIPAVYSLSVSPSKAVRYE, from the coding sequence GTGAATTATTCTCTGATTCTGCGCATTGCCTGGAGACAGATACTCAGCAGATCAAATTCAGGCTTTGTCAGAACAGTATCTCTTTTATCAATAACCGGTATTGCAATCGGTGTAGCCGCATTGTTAATTCTCCACGCCTTCATGGATGGTTTCTCCGGAACTATCATGGAGCATCTTGCAGCAATTCAACCTCCACTTGAGGTGAGGGCACCTGGAGGATATCCTGTTGAGGAAACCGATCTTTTTTTTGTGGAGAATCTTGCGGATTCGCTGGATGAACTCTACGGTGTATCAGCCGTTCTGGAGAAAACAGTTGTAGCAGCCGGAAACAGCGGAGATGTTGCTGGCATTCGCGTAAGGGGAATTGACTGGGATGTTGAACCACATCTGATTTCAAGCGACAGACTTGATGGAATGAACATAACAGGAAGAGGAGCCGTTCTGGGGCACATTCTTGCGACAAGGCTTGGAGTATCCGCTGGTGATTCGATCAGATTCGCTTCTACCGACGTCACTGAATTCTCTTCGATGGGCAGATTGCTTGTCGATACTATTATTCCCGTGAGAGTATCCGCTGTGATAAATTTTGGTATCGATGAATACAATTCTTCAATTATTCTCACTGATCTGGTAACTGCTTCATTGTTATTCAGGGAAGATATTACTGCTACATCATTGAGCGTTGGAATAGTGCCTGGATATGATCCCCTGCATACTGCTGAAAAAGTATCAGCCATTCTAAGAGCTTCCTACATAGGTGATGAATGTAATTACATGGTCTGTGATGCGTTCATCTCACGGCACAAAAATCTGTTCGCTGCTCTGGGCCTGGAAAAAACAGGCATGTCAATTGTACTTGCTCTGATCAGCGTCGTAGCTCTGTTGAATCTGCTTAGCGCTCTTAACATGATAGCACTGGAACACAGGAGAGATACAGGTGTATTGCGAGCCATGGGTGCTTCACCGGGAGCGGTACTTGCCACAGGTCTGACGCAGGGCGGAATTATAGGTCTGGCCGGTGCGCTGACTGGTTCTCTTTTTGCTGTCATGACTGTTCTTATAATCAATACAGTATTTCCAATCAGACTTGAAGGCAGTGTATACTGGATTGATGTTCTTCCAGGTGAGATACAGCCTGTCCTTATCCTGTGTATAGGGGGAGCTACAGTGTTTGCCTGTTTACTTGCATCTTTGATCCCAGCTGTTTATTCGCTTTCGGTATCTCCATCAAAGGCGGTAAGGTATGAGTAA
- a CDS encoding cation:proton antiporter: MFSDISGYVLELREAFSTHIVFGVGILLMGSYFMGRFAEKVRLPAITGFILAGLLLGPSCIGLVHEDLDETLASITEIALALIALVIGSEFSLKKLRTIGRPVVIITLFQLFGAFILVTTGLVIAGMRLEFAAILGAIASATAPAATVAIIRELKARGPFVDYLYGVVALDDAGCVLLFAAVTAIAGNSLGSAAGLVHSVFHAVIEIFSSLVLGASAGWLLHFLTRKRRRTNEILIILLGVILILSAVCNSFHLSALLASMAAGAVMANLSRKTHRIINTLDSISPPLYAAFFAIAGTELSMSVMTSPHILLMGGIFVLARAAGKIAGVHIGASAAHSDPIIKKYLGYGMLPQAGVAIGLVLFLDTMPYFALNREITATLINIVLFSVLFNELTGPPFSRYSVVHGAKLE; this comes from the coding sequence ATGTTTTCAGATATATCGGGTTACGTGCTGGAACTGCGTGAAGCTTTCAGCACACATATTGTATTCGGAGTCGGGATTCTTCTCATGGGCAGCTATTTCATGGGCAGGTTCGCGGAAAAAGTGCGGCTTCCGGCTATCACCGGCTTCATACTTGCAGGCCTTCTCCTTGGTCCTTCATGTATCGGTCTTGTGCATGAAGACCTTGACGAAACCCTTGCTTCGATAACCGAGATCGCCCTGGCACTTATCGCCCTGGTTATTGGAAGTGAGTTCAGCCTGAAGAAACTCAGAACCATCGGCAGACCGGTGGTAATCATTACACTGTTCCAGCTTTTCGGTGCATTCATACTTGTTACGACCGGTCTCGTTATTGCAGGAATGAGGCTGGAATTCGCAGCAATTCTGGGAGCCATAGCATCTGCAACGGCACCGGCAGCAACGGTCGCGATTATCAGAGAACTCAAGGCAAGGGGACCTTTTGTGGATTACCTGTATGGAGTCGTAGCTCTTGATGACGCAGGATGCGTATTACTCTTCGCAGCTGTTACTGCTATTGCCGGTAATTCCCTGGGATCAGCTGCCGGTCTTGTTCATTCGGTTTTCCATGCTGTTATTGAGATCTTCTCATCACTTGTACTCGGGGCATCAGCAGGATGGCTCCTGCATTTCCTGACCCGAAAAAGAAGAAGAACCAATGAAATCCTGATAATTTTACTCGGGGTCATACTCATTCTTTCAGCAGTCTGTAACAGTTTCCATCTCAGCGCACTTCTTGCCAGTATGGCGGCTGGTGCTGTTATGGCGAATCTGTCAAGGAAAACCCATCGGATAATAAATACCCTTGACTCGATTTCCCCCCCCCTGTACGCAGCGTTTTTTGCGATTGCAGGTACCGAACTGAGTATGTCCGTCATGACCTCGCCACATATCCTGCTTATGGGCGGAATCTTCGTTCTGGCCAGGGCTGCGGGAAAGATTGCAGGAGTACATATCGGAGCATCGGCAGCTCATTCGGATCCTATAATTAAGAAATATCTCGGTTATGGAATGCTTCCACAGGCCGGAGTAGCCATAGGTCTTGTACTATTTCTTGATACGATGCCATATTTTGCACTGAATCGAGAGATCACCGCCACTCTGATAAACATTGTGCTGTTCTCTGTACTTTTTAATGAACTT
- the prfB gene encoding peptide chain release factor 2 yields MRDSPDSRSVFDFPLLVSNDKKLNKIMAEPGFWDSKEAALKIINEHKQIQARINPIREVENKLENVEIAVELLSNDPDEELERECSVNLTWVNGRLNRLDFMQMLSGPNDRNDAILTIRSGAGGQDSQDWAEMLMKMYIYWAEKQEFNVDILSMSEGGVEGGIREAILSIKGPWAYGYLSAEGGIHRLVRKSPFDQNHRRHTSFASIFPLPDLDDTIEIELNDDEIRVDTFRASGAGGQHVNKTDSAVRMTHIPTGIAVTCQNQRSQFRNREVARRILRARLYELEQEKRREEKAEMEKTKKDVSWGNQIRSYVMHPYKMVKDHRTGMETSNIDNILSGDIQEFIEEYLRKNGQ; encoded by the coding sequence TTGAGAGACTCACCAGACTCAAGGAGTGTCTTTGACTTCCCTTTGCTTGTTTCCAATGATAAGAAACTCAACAAAATCATGGCTGAACCTGGATTCTGGGATAGCAAGGAAGCTGCTCTTAAGATCATAAATGAGCATAAGCAGATCCAGGCCCGGATCAATCCTATTCGAGAAGTTGAGAACAAACTGGAGAATGTGGAGATTGCAGTCGAACTGCTTTCAAATGATCCTGATGAAGAACTGGAAAGGGAATGCTCGGTTAATCTGACATGGGTGAACGGAAGACTGAACCGTCTTGATTTCATGCAGATGCTGTCAGGTCCTAACGACAGGAATGATGCTATACTGACAATTCGGTCCGGTGCCGGCGGGCAGGATAGTCAGGACTGGGCTGAAATGCTGATGAAGATGTACATTTACTGGGCTGAAAAGCAGGAATTTAATGTTGATATACTGAGTATGAGTGAGGGTGGTGTTGAGGGTGGAATCAGAGAAGCGATTCTATCAATAAAGGGACCATGGGCTTACGGGTATCTTAGTGCTGAAGGTGGAATCCACAGGCTCGTAAGAAAATCTCCCTTTGATCAGAATCATAGGAGGCATACCAGTTTTGCTTCGATATTTCCGCTTCCTGATCTTGATGATACCATTGAGATTGAACTAAATGATGATGAAATAAGAGTAGATACTTTCAGGGCAAGCGGAGCCGGCGGCCAGCACGTTAATAAAACAGATTCAGCTGTGAGAATGACGCATATTCCGACTGGAATCGCTGTCACGTGCCAGAATCAGCGATCTCAGTTCAGGAACAGAGAAGTGGCAAGAAGAATTCTCCGGGCTCGCCTGTATGAACTTGAACAGGAAAAACGCCGGGAAGAGAAGGCGGAAATGGAAAAAACAAAAAAGGATGTTTCCTGGGGCAATCAGATAAGATCTTATGTAATGCATCCCTACAAAATGGTGAAGGATCACAGAACCGGTATGGAAACATCGAATATTGATAATATTCTCTCAGGTGATATACAGGAGTTTATTGAAGAATATCTCAGAAAGAACGGTCAGTAA
- a CDS encoding ABC transporter ATP-binding protein, with protein MSKEIVLSATDIWKSYGIEATFLSILRGACLSIKAGEVVSLVGPSGSGKSTFLHVCGVLDRPDRGVVTVSGTNVWDVNESGRARIRNQALGFVFQFHHLLDEFTLLENVAMPSMLAGNSRKDALEIAEQLLDEVGILGRSEHFPSEASGGERQRAAVARALILSPSVVLADEPTGNLDAENSIRVENMILELAEKRNQAFIIATHSIELADRAHRKLTLEDGILV; from the coding sequence ATGAGTAAGGAAATAGTTCTGTCAGCAACAGATATCTGGAAATCCTACGGGATTGAAGCTACGTTCCTTTCCATTCTCAGAGGAGCCTGCCTCTCGATAAAAGCAGGTGAGGTGGTTTCCCTGGTTGGTCCGAGTGGATCCGGAAAAAGTACTTTCCTTCATGTCTGCGGGGTGCTTGACCGTCCGGATAGAGGTGTTGTAACTGTCAGTGGAACGAACGTCTGGGATGTTAATGAAAGCGGAAGAGCAAGGATCAGAAATCAGGCACTTGGTTTTGTGTTTCAGTTTCATCACCTTCTTGATGAGTTTACTCTGCTTGAGAACGTAGCTATGCCCTCAATGCTTGCCGGGAATTCCAGAAAAGACGCGCTTGAAATAGCTGAGCAGTTACTTGATGAAGTAGGTATTCTGGGCAGGAGCGAGCACTTTCCCTCCGAAGCTTCAGGAGGAGAACGTCAGAGGGCAGCTGTAGCCAGAGCACTTATTCTATCTCCTTCAGTAGTCCTGGCCGATGAACCCACAGGCAACCTTGATGCTGAAAACAGTATACGGGTAGAAAATATGATACTGGAACTGGCCGAAAAGAGAAATCAGGCATTTATTATTGCCACTCACAGTATTGAACTCGCTGACAGAGCTCACAGGAAATTGACTCTGGAGGATGGAATTCTTGTATAA